In a genomic window of Anoxybacter fermentans:
- a CDS encoding Ger(x)C family spore germination protein — MMKRKIFIIIILGCLLLSGCWDLVEIENSVLPVSYGFTSLPDDLNKFRFFIEYSSISPEKLKRISIVTLASTVQEGINNFERRVNGKIVHAQLAALFFDENLSRRGLKPYLNYFWRDPIVPGTVILAVVQNKLDDLYKSEISKDNQFGKVLRDIITNNSSVSFQIPDQTLFEFYVRILTKGIDPYLPYIRGGDKDFSLVGVVLFRNDKMVGILDENLTQVLLMIQSVNSIGCITLPDDKVSYFVRLEKTEIKPKLVKGKITTSIKIKINCDLIEAPFTINISEDKKKVSELENKLNDYLENQTYLLLKKLQHEFKVDPIGIGKIMRARYPKYFAKIDWYDEFKNITFRVKVESRIRLFKTTS, encoded by the coding sequence ATGATGAAGAGAAAAATTTTTATTATTATAATATTAGGATGTCTTTTGCTTTCAGGGTGTTGGGATTTAGTTGAAATTGAAAATTCGGTTTTACCCGTTTCGTATGGTTTTACCAGTTTACCTGATGACCTTAATAAATTTAGATTTTTTATAGAATATAGTTCTATTAGTCCTGAAAAGTTAAAAAGGATTTCAATTGTAACATTAGCAAGTACAGTTCAGGAGGGAATTAATAACTTTGAAAGAAGAGTAAATGGGAAGATTGTACATGCTCAACTTGCAGCACTTTTTTTCGATGAAAATCTATCCAGAAGAGGTTTAAAACCATATCTAAATTATTTTTGGCGTGACCCTATTGTCCCGGGTACTGTAATTTTAGCGGTGGTTCAAAATAAGTTAGATGATCTTTACAAAAGTGAAATTAGCAAAGATAATCAATTTGGTAAGGTATTACGCGATATTATCACCAATAATAGTTCAGTATCATTTCAGATTCCGGATCAGACTTTATTTGAATTTTATGTTAGGATTTTAACAAAAGGAATTGATCCCTATTTGCCTTATATCCGGGGTGGGGATAAAGATTTTAGTCTGGTGGGTGTTGTACTTTTTCGAAATGATAAAATGGTCGGTATATTAGATGAAAATTTAACTCAGGTATTATTAATGATTCAGAGTGTTAATTCGATAGGCTGTATAACTCTTCCTGATGATAAAGTTTCGTATTTTGTTCGATTGGAAAAAACAGAAATAAAACCTAAGTTGGTGAAGGGTAAAATAACTACTTCGATAAAGATTAAAATAAATTGTGATCTTATAGAAGCACCCTTTACAATTAATATTTCAGAAGATAAGAAGAAAGTCTCAGAATTAGAAAATAAATTAAATGATTATCTGGAAAACCAGACTTATCTTTTACTCAAAAAATTACAGCATGAATTTAAAGTAGATCCCATTGGGATTGGAAAGATTATGAGAGCCAGATATCCAAAGTATTTTGCTAAAATTGATTGGTATGATGAATTTAAAAATATTACTTTTCGGGTTAAAGTTGAATCCAGGATTCGTTTGTTTAAAACTACATCGTAG
- a CDS encoding spore coat associated protein CotJA, which yields MGTMDYPKMGPEYELARAYVPIQMYTQQYSPEDGLKRGTIFPELYRPYPPCPMMEEHCKD from the coding sequence ATGGGGACTATGGATTACCCTAAGATGGGTCCTGAATATGAACTGGCCAGAGCTTATGTACCGATTCAAATGTACACTCAGCAATATAGTCCGGAAGATGGTCTTAAACGTGGAACCATCTTTCCAGAATTGTACCGTCCCTATCCTCCGTGCCCTATGATGGAGGAACACTGTAAAGATTGA
- a CDS encoding spore coat protein CotJB gives MRNGHNYDHYDDYKHDKEIYNEEYDMEMGLYPYYMPHMPMPCMLMYEMEKMPYMPYMHMPYMSHMPEMYYDDYEEKHEMGDYEECAGIEEYYKDKHEKECEDYENYMDIMDKEYPELSDEAKNILKELMALDFTILELSLYLDTHPMDQRALIQHNRYVRMRYPLVRKLKELYGPLTHFTQADYPWAWLNQPWPWRIEF, from the coding sequence ATGAGGAATGGTCATAACTACGATCATTATGATGATTACAAACATGATAAAGAGATATACAATGAAGAATATGATATGGAAATGGGATTATATCCCTATTATATGCCACACATGCCTATGCCGTGCATGTTAATGTATGAGATGGAAAAAATGCCTTATATGCCGTATATGCATATGCCTTACATGTCTCATATGCCTGAAATGTATTATGATGATTATGAAGAAAAGCATGAAATGGGTGATTATGAGGAGTGTGCAGGTATTGAGGAGTATTATAAAGATAAACATGAGAAAGAATGTGAAGATTATGAGAATTACATGGATATAATGGATAAAGAATATCCCGAATTATCTGATGAAGCCAAAAATATCTTAAAAGAACTGATGGCTCTTGATTTTACTATACTTGAGCTTAGTCTTTATCTGGATACTCATCCAATGGATCAAAGAGCTTTGATACAGCATAATAGATATGTCCGGATGAGATATCCGCTGGTCAGGAAACTTAAAGAATTATATGGACCACTTACCCATTTTACACAGGCAGATTATCCGTGGGCCTGGTTGAATCAACCCTGGCCCTGGAGAATAGAATTTTAA
- a CDS encoding GerAB/ArcD/ProY family transporter: MKEIDIRENLITGRQMTFILIHIAVGVGFLSIARSIVTEGGRGGWITVLLAGIFWIGAIYIMGKLARIFPDQLVFNYVEIIVGKILGKIIVFLYFVYLLFIISLILSQFAAILNSFLLPKTPIPVLLFSMLVVVGYLAEKQLKNIGRVFEHLFFLLSLGFGVLLPIIFRIDRYNLFFEIEFSKLLKGTQVSLFSLAGLESFLVMYPLVKEKKNIQKFAYLSVAMVVLLYVYIVIINLGYYGEDVIAEVIWPTINLSKVIRVPFLGRLEFTFVLLWVIFAFTTVSGLYYLLVFGLQQKIPVKDKRKLNLFLIPVIYVITQIPKNLIEIFELSQYAGIFSVIFGFFIPLILLIIARIRGFQEG, translated from the coding sequence ATGAAGGAAATTGATATAAGAGAAAATCTTATTACAGGCCGTCAGATGACATTTATTTTGATTCATATCGCTGTAGGAGTGGGGTTTTTAAGTATTGCTCGTAGTATAGTAACTGAAGGTGGGAGAGGAGGATGGATTACTGTTCTTTTGGCTGGAATATTCTGGATAGGTGCTATTTATATTATGGGTAAGTTGGCCAGAATATTTCCAGATCAGCTGGTTTTTAATTATGTAGAAATTATTGTTGGTAAGATTTTGGGAAAAATAATTGTCTTTCTATATTTTGTTTATCTTTTATTTATCATTAGTTTAATATTGAGTCAGTTTGCAGCTATATTAAATTCTTTTTTGCTCCCAAAGACTCCAATTCCGGTTTTACTTTTTAGCATGTTAGTAGTTGTAGGTTATCTAGCAGAAAAACAGTTAAAAAACATTGGTAGAGTTTTTGAACATCTTTTTTTTCTATTAAGTCTGGGTTTTGGAGTTTTGTTACCTATTATTTTTAGAATTGATAGGTATAATTTATTTTTTGAAATAGAATTTTCAAAACTATTGAAGGGTACCCAGGTTTCTCTTTTCAGTCTGGCAGGTCTGGAAAGCTTTTTAGTTATGTATCCACTGGTTAAAGAAAAAAAAAATATACAGAAATTCGCCTATCTTAGTGTAGCAATGGTTGTTTTACTTTATGTCTATATTGTAATTATAAATTTGGGATACTATGGAGAAGATGTTATTGCTGAAGTTATTTGGCCTACTATTAATCTTTCAAAAGTAATTAGGGTCCCCTTTTTAGGTAGATTGGAATTTACATTTGTTTTATTATGGGTCATTTTTGCTTTTACTACAGTTTCTGGTCTATATTATCTATTAGTTTTTGGCTTGCAACAGAAAATACCGGTTAAAGATAAGAGAAAATTAAACCTGTTTCTTATACCGGTTATATATGTTATTACCCAAATACCGAAAAACTTAATAGAAATTTTTGAATTATCCCAATATGCTGGAATTTTTTCGGTCATTTTTGGATTTTTTATTCCACTAATATTATTGATAATTGCTAGAATAAGAGGATTTCAGGAGGGTTAG
- a CDS encoding carbon starvation protein A, which translates to MITFIGAIILLIVGYFIYGTVVERVFGADEKRITPAKELEDGVDFVPMPWYKIFLIQFLNIAGLGPIFGAIAGALWGPVAFLWIVFGAIFAGAVHDYLSGMISMRHKGATISEIIGDYLGNNARQVMRIFSLILLILVGTVFMTGPAKLLANLTSLSTNVWLVIIIFYYFLATILPVDKIIGRLYPLFGASLIIMAIGVGGGLIFGDFDIPELVFANLHPKGLSIWPMLFVTIACGAISGFHATQSPMMARCATNEKYGRRIFYGAMIAEGIVALIWAAAAMTFFGGTGGLQEALANGGPAGVVNEITGSMLGLVGGILAMLGVIALPISSGDTAFRSARLQLADMLKMSQRSVSSRLKLAFPLFAIGVTLSQMDFSIIWRYFAWSNQTLAMMALWAGAAYLLKNGRFHWIATIPATFMTAVSVSYIIVAPEGFQQSIGLGTTIGVLTALIALGSFLYKQKSLQ; encoded by the coding sequence ATGATCACTTTCATTGGAGCTATTATCTTACTCATTGTGGGCTATTTTATTTATGGTACTGTTGTAGAACGGGTTTTTGGAGCTGACGAGAAGAGAATTACCCCTGCAAAGGAATTGGAAGACGGTGTGGACTTTGTACCAATGCCGTGGTATAAGATTTTCTTGATCCAATTCCTGAATATTGCTGGTCTTGGTCCCATTTTTGGTGCCATTGCCGGTGCTTTGTGGGGACCTGTAGCTTTTCTATGGATTGTCTTTGGAGCTATTTTTGCAGGTGCCGTTCATGACTATCTGTCTGGTATGATTTCCATGCGTCATAAAGGTGCAACTATTTCGGAGATTATTGGAGATTATCTGGGCAATAATGCACGTCAAGTAATGCGTATATTTTCACTGATTTTGCTGATTTTAGTTGGTACTGTATTTATGACTGGCCCTGCTAAGTTGCTGGCTAATTTAACTTCACTCTCTACCAATGTCTGGTTAGTAATCATTATTTTCTACTATTTTCTGGCTACTATTCTTCCTGTGGATAAAATTATTGGTCGGTTGTATCCACTTTTCGGAGCTTCTCTGATAATTATGGCTATAGGTGTAGGTGGAGGATTAATCTTTGGTGATTTTGATATTCCAGAACTTGTTTTTGCTAATCTGCATCCTAAAGGATTATCAATCTGGCCGATGCTTTTTGTAACTATTGCTTGCGGTGCAATTAGCGGTTTCCATGCTACCCAGTCCCCAATGATGGCCAGATGTGCAACCAATGAGAAATATGGTAGAAGAATTTTCTATGGCGCAATGATTGCTGAAGGTATTGTAGCTTTGATCTGGGCTGCAGCAGCTATGACCTTCTTTGGTGGTACTGGTGGTTTACAGGAAGCTTTAGCAAATGGAGGTCCTGCTGGTGTAGTTAATGAAATTACCGGAAGTATGCTGGGACTTGTAGGTGGTATATTGGCAATGCTGGGTGTAATTGCACTGCCAATCAGTTCAGGTGATACTGCTTTTAGAAGTGCTCGGCTTCAGTTAGCTGATATGTTAAAAATGAGTCAACGTTCTGTTTCAAGCCGTTTGAAGCTGGCTTTCCCATTGTTTGCTATCGGAGTCACACTATCTCAAATGGATTTTTCCATCATCTGGAGATATTTCGCTTGGTCTAATCAAACTCTGGCTATGATGGCTCTCTGGGCCGGTGCAGCATATCTGTTGAAAAATGGACGTTTCCACTGGATTGCTACAATACCCGCTACCTTTATGACTGCTGTATCTGTAAGTTATATTATCGTTGCTCCTGAAGGATTCCAACAAAGTATAGGTCTTGGTACAACTATAGGAGTATTGACTGCTCTTATAGCTTTGGGAAGCTTTCTTTATAAACAAAAATCTTTACAATGA
- a CDS encoding sensor histidine kinase yields MIKDNILFSLIKNMSVIVTFAYILSRNYTFDHIINRQTRSSKIYLILFCIPLSIAGTFLSIHILGALANIRSIGAIVGGIYGGPIVGIIVGIVSGFHRWTLGGFTAFACGVGVVSSGFIGGLYHKYRKEKEPTTFGAMAVTCVALLIEMALVVLLSRPYSQAIDLVKIITIPMTLSNVLGVGIFVNILENAREEIDHVKALQARKALNIANQTLPYLRKGLDFESAARVVEIIYNETDVDAVAITDNEQILAFKGEGSDHHLPHGEVLTRVTKRTLEGGEMVVVLSKEEIGCNEDKCPLSSAVVVPLRNRDQISGVLKLYRTKGKTISAADIELARGISSLLSNQMEIARLTEQAQLTIQAELKALQNQINPHFLFNAINTIVSYCRTQPMIARRLLLKLSEVFRYTLQSQGYLCTLKDELKLVQDYMSIEKARFGDRIQLIIDVPSELLDIKIPRLSLQPLVENAIRHGVSRLAETGKIEIKAREIDAGVEIKVKDNGVGIEAEQIDKILNPGHGNNMGIGLSNVNQRLINIFGQKSRIKVESQVGVGTLLSFVIPKKDLERTA; encoded by the coding sequence ATGATAAAAGATAATATTCTTTTTTCTCTAATAAAAAACATGAGTGTTATTGTTACTTTTGCCTATATATTGAGCAGGAATTATACCTTTGATCATATTATCAATCGCCAGACCCGAAGTTCAAAAATATATCTAATCCTATTTTGTATTCCTCTCTCTATTGCTGGGACTTTTTTAAGTATTCATATTCTCGGTGCTTTAGCTAATATTCGCTCAATTGGGGCCATAGTTGGAGGTATTTACGGTGGTCCTATTGTAGGAATTATAGTTGGAATTGTATCTGGTTTTCATCGTTGGACACTTGGAGGTTTTACTGCTTTTGCTTGTGGTGTGGGAGTTGTTTCTTCCGGATTTATAGGTGGATTATATCATAAGTATCGTAAAGAAAAAGAGCCTACTACTTTTGGTGCTATGGCTGTAACCTGTGTGGCACTGCTTATAGAAATGGCTCTTGTTGTACTACTCAGTCGTCCTTACTCTCAAGCAATTGATCTGGTGAAGATAATTACCATCCCTATGACATTAAGTAATGTGTTGGGAGTAGGTATTTTTGTTAATATTTTGGAAAATGCGCGGGAAGAGATAGATCATGTTAAAGCTCTTCAAGCCAGGAAAGCTTTAAATATTGCCAATCAGACTTTGCCATATTTAAGAAAGGGATTGGACTTTGAATCGGCTGCTAGAGTGGTGGAAATTATCTATAACGAAACAGATGTTGATGCTGTAGCCATTACAGATAATGAGCAAATTTTAGCTTTTAAAGGTGAAGGTTCAGACCACCATTTGCCACATGGTGAAGTTTTGACCCGGGTTACTAAACGTACTTTAGAGGGTGGTGAGATGGTGGTTGTTCTAAGTAAAGAAGAGATTGGTTGTAATGAAGATAAATGTCCTCTTAGTTCAGCAGTGGTTGTACCTTTACGTAATCGGGATCAGATATCTGGTGTGTTGAAACTATATCGGACTAAGGGGAAAACTATTTCAGCAGCGGATATTGAACTGGCTCGTGGAATTAGTAGCCTTCTCTCCAATCAAATGGAGATTGCCCGACTTACTGAACAGGCTCAACTGACTATTCAGGCCGAATTGAAAGCACTCCAGAACCAGATTAATCCACATTTTCTCTTTAATGCCATCAATACAATTGTATCATATTGCCGTACTCAACCTATGATAGCTAGAAGACTCCTTTTAAAGCTTTCAGAAGTTTTTCGCTATACTCTGCAAAGTCAAGGTTATCTCTGCACATTGAAAGATGAACTGAAACTGGTTCAGGATTATATGTCCATTGAAAAAGCTCGTTTTGGGGATAGAATTCAATTAATCATTGATGTTCCATCAGAACTTTTAGATATAAAAATTCCCCGTCTTTCTCTTCAGCCTCTGGTAGAAAATGCTATCCGGCATGGAGTATCCAGATTGGCTGAAACGGGAAAAATAGAGATTAAAGCCCGGGAAATAGATGCAGGAGTAGAAATTAAAGTTAAAGATAATGGAGTGGGAATTGAAGCTGAACAGATTGATAAGATACTCAATCCAGGGCATGGCAATAATATGGGTATTGGTCTTTCCAATGTTAATCAACGTTTGATTAATATTTTTGGCCAGAAATCAAGAATAAAAGTGGAAAGTCAGGTCGGAGTCGGGACCTTGCTCTCTTTTGTTATCCCGAAAAAGGATTTGGAAAGAACAGCTTAA
- a CDS encoding DUF7482 domain-containing protein — translation MKYKRYPLYLIYNNPFNQKFNGGWYNYKRVYYLNLGPVILSEEKNLVKDIYQFIYGFDDEGNPIRVKGQDNVIDVVPIDEDYTPLWKVVYVIVPKNFIPQSIRSVKQIMESDYKIKKTDIIINCPVL, via the coding sequence ATGAAGTATAAGAGATATCCTCTATATCTTATTTATAATAACCCTTTTAATCAGAAATTTAATGGTGGTTGGTATAATTACAAAAGAGTTTATTATTTAAATCTTGGCCCAGTAATTCTAAGTGAAGAAAAAAATTTGGTCAAAGACATTTATCAATTTATATATGGTTTTGATGATGAAGGAAATCCCATAAGAGTTAAAGGGCAGGATAATGTGATTGATGTAGTTCCAATAGACGAAGATTATACACCCTTATGGAAAGTTGTATATGTTATAGTACCAAAGAATTTTATTCCTCAATCTATTCGTTCGGTTAAACAGATTATGGAATCCGACTATAAAATTAAAAAAACGGATATTATAATCAATTGTCCGGTTC
- a CDS encoding manganese catalase family protein — MWIYEKKLQYPVHVDGPDLRLAFILYEQYGGPDGELSAGVRYLNQRYYMPIKEAEGILTDIGTEEFAHWEIIATLIFKLTRGVSEEEIKKSPLAAHYVNHGEALFPHDASGNAWTAAYIQAKGDPIADLHEDMAAEQKARATYEHLIRMTDDPGVKDTLKFLREREIVHFQRFGETLRKVFEYQESKRFY; from the coding sequence ATGTGGATTTATGAAAAGAAATTGCAATATCCGGTTCATGTTGATGGTCCTGACCTGCGATTGGCATTTATTTTATATGAGCAATACGGTGGGCCAGATGGAGAACTCTCTGCTGGAGTCCGGTATCTGAACCAGAGATATTATATGCCTATTAAGGAAGCAGAAGGGATCTTAACTGATATTGGAACGGAAGAATTTGCTCACTGGGAAATTATTGCAACCCTTATTTTTAAGTTAACACGTGGTGTGAGTGAAGAGGAGATCAAAAAATCTCCACTGGCAGCCCATTATGTTAATCATGGGGAAGCTCTTTTTCCGCATGATGCATCCGGAAATGCCTGGACAGCTGCCTATATTCAGGCTAAAGGTGATCCTATTGCTGACTTACATGAGGATATGGCGGCTGAGCAGAAGGCCCGGGCTACTTATGAACATCTGATTAGAATGACAGATGATCCGGGAGTTAAGGATACTCTCAAATTCCTCCGTGAAAGAGAAATTGTACATTTCCAACGTTTTGGTGAGACTCTTAGGAAAGTATTTGAATATCAGGAAAGTAAAAGATTTTATTAA
- a CDS encoding LytR/AlgR family response regulator transcription factor — translation MKGKDMKIRTVIVEDEKPAREELMFLLEQFPEIEIVGTAEHGQQGLEVILEKRPDLVFIDIEMPVMDGLELANKLYKMRDLIQPSIVFTTAYDEFALQAFEVEALDYLLKPISEERLKTTIERLVNNFNKRQAEAPLQGVKKVPVNYKGRYKMLPIEEILYFSTGEEGVVAKTKKGSYTVNANLTELERNLKDYGFFRSHRSFLVNLNRVAEVIPWFKGKYLLIMDDPTKSEVPVSRTYIKELCEIFKL, via the coding sequence ATGAAAGGTAAAGATATGAAAATTAGAACTGTCATTGTTGAAGATGAGAAACCTGCAAGGGAAGAACTTATGTTTCTTTTAGAACAATTTCCTGAAATAGAGATAGTAGGAACTGCCGAACATGGTCAACAAGGGTTAGAAGTGATTTTAGAAAAAAGGCCTGATCTGGTTTTTATAGATATTGAGATGCCTGTGATGGATGGTCTAGAACTTGCTAATAAGCTTTATAAAATGCGTGATTTGATTCAGCCCAGTATTGTATTTACTACCGCTTATGACGAGTTTGCTCTTCAGGCTTTTGAGGTAGAGGCTCTTGATTATCTTTTAAAGCCGATTTCAGAGGAAAGACTTAAGACTACTATAGAGCGGTTGGTTAATAACTTTAATAAAAGACAAGCAGAAGCTCCTCTTCAGGGTGTGAAAAAAGTTCCGGTGAATTATAAAGGGAGGTATAAAATGCTCCCTATTGAAGAAATTTTATATTTCTCTACAGGCGAAGAAGGCGTAGTAGCAAAGACCAAAAAGGGTTCTTATACTGTAAATGCAAATCTTACCGAACTAGAGAGAAACCTAAAAGATTATGGCTTTTTCCGCAGCCATAGAAGCTTTCTTGTTAATTTAAACCGGGTGGCTGAAGTAATTCCCTGGTTTAAAGGAAAATATCTTTTGATTATGGATGATCCGACTAAAAGTGAGGTTCCTGTAAGCCGGACCTATATTAAAGAACTTTGCGAAATTTTTAAACTCTAG